The region TGCGATCACGTCCGCCTGCGCCTGGAACGCGCCATCGCCGAGGGTGAACTGCCGCCGGGGACGAACGCCCGGTCGCTGACCTCGTATTTCATGGCGGTCCAGCAGGGCATGTCGATCAGGGCGCGCGACGGCGGCAGCCGGGAAGAACTCCTGGACGTCGCCCGCCACGCCATGGCGGTGTGGAACGGCCTGACGGCGCCGAGCGCCACCGGCACTTGATCGCTCCCCGCCTGTTGATTTCTCGACGAGGGCTGCGAAGGCATGTTGCGCGCATCATTTCTTTACGATCTGGTGACATTGCTAGCCGGTGCGCTGCGACCGATTGCCTAGTTCCATGGTCGAAGAGGCAATCCCGGCATCAAGGCGTATGGTCTGAAAAAGGGGCCTCCCGGCCCGGAGTGTAGTTGATGCTCTATCATTTGTTCGAGATGACTCATGCCGCCGTGGCGCCCCTGCGCTACATGGCCGAGACCACCAAGGCGGCGCTGGACAACAGCTTCAATCCCTGGGGCGAGACGCCCGGCGGCAAGGCCCTGTCGGCCGCCTGCGAGATGATCGAGCGCACCACGCGGCGCTATGGCAAGCCGGCCTTCGGCCTCGACACCACCATGATCCACGGCCAGCCGGTACCGGTGACCGAGGTGGTGGTCGCCGCCAAGCCGTTCTGCAACCTGATTCACTTCAAGCGCGACGCCGCGGTCAACCCGCGCCAGCGGCCCGACCCCAAGGTACTGGTCGTCGCCCCCCTGTCGGGCCACTACGCCACCCTGCTGCGCGGTACCGTGTCGGCGATGCTGTCCGAACACGAGGTCTATGTGACCGACTGGGCCGATGCCCGCCTCGTGCCCCTGTCCGAAGGCAAGTTCGACCTCGAGACCTACACCCAGTACCTGATCGACTTCCTGCAACTGCTCGGCCCCGGCACCCATGCCATGGGCGTGTGCCAGCCGGGCGTGCCGCTCTTGATGGCGACCGCGGTGATGGCGCAAGACGACGATCCCTGTGCGCCCGCCTCGATCGTCATCATGGGCAGCCCGATCGACACCCGGCGCAGCCCGACCGTCCCCAACAAGCTGGCGACGCAAAAGCCCATCGAGTGGTTCCGCGACAATGTGATCACCGCCGTGCCGTGGCCTCACGCCGGCTTTACCCGGCGGGTCTATCCGGGTTTCCTGCAACTCACCGGGTTCATGACCATGAACCTGGAACGCCACATGGACGCCCACCAGTCGCTGTACAAGAACCTGGTCGCCGGCGACGGCGATCCGGTCCAGGCGCACCGCGAATTCTATGACGAATACCTGGCCGTCCTCGACCTGACCGAGGAATTCTACCTCCAGACCGTCGCCCAGGTGTTCCAGGAGCACGCCCTGCCCCTGGGCAAGATGATGTTCAAGGGCCGCACGGTGAACCCGGCCGCCATCACCAAGACGGCGCTGATGACCGTCGAGGGCGAGAACGACGACATCTCCGGCATCGGCCAGACCCAAGCCGCCCACGACCTGTGTCCCAACATCCCCGCCGCGAAGAAGTTCGACTACATCCAGCCCGGCGTCGGCCACTACGGCGTCTTCAACGGCACCCGCTGGCGCACCGAAATCCAGCCCCGCGTGCGCGATTTCATCAGGAGCAATCTGGCCAAGAAATCCTGAAGCCGGCCGTCTAGCGGAACGCCCGCAGCGCCAGCCAGGCGCAGACGACCACGGCACCCACGACAATGAGGCCGTGGGTGGTCTGGGCGGCATCGACCAGGTCCCAGAACGAGCTTTCGAAATCGGGCATGCTGACGGCGGCCCGCATCGTGGTCGCCTGCACCGTGACCGCCTGAATCGTGACCGGCGGCACTGTGAGGCTCAGGAAACTGGTGAACAGGTCGACCATGGCCACGTGCTTGGGTACCCTCGATATGACGGAAAAATCCCCCAAATAGGGCCCAAACACAAGGATAGATGGCCCCAGCTTCCGGGCTGAAATGTCCCCGCGGGGCAAGCCGCCACGGGCTTTCGGGTCATTGTCACGAGGCTTTTGTTGCGCCGGCCGGACCGGCATGATGAGCACCGTTCACATCCGGGGGCCATCGGGGGCTTGATGACGTCGCGTTGCCTTGCTGCCTTTCCACCGCCGCCCTGGGCCGCGCTGCCGCCCGACCGCCCCCTGAACTTCTGGCGCCGCCTGGCCCTGGTCCTGCTGTTCGCCCTGGTCGGCCTGGCGTGCCTGGGCCTGGTCGGGCTGGCCGGGTATTCGGCGCATCGCGAGCACCTGTGGCAGGACACGCTGGCGACCATCGGCCTGGGCGAGGCCGTGGCCAACGGCGAGGCCCAGGTGGCCTGCCAGTACGAGCCGGGCGGCCGGCGCAGCCTCGGCCGCTATGCCTGCCACGTCCGCCTCACCGTGGGCAGCGGCGCGGCGGCCGTGGCCGAATGGGATTTCTCGACCCATTGGGGCCTCTACGACAATTCGGCCGACCTGGGGCGAGGCGTGCGGCGCCTGTCCCTGTCCCCCGACGGTTATGCCATGGTCACCACCTGGGCCGGCCTGCTGGACCGCGCCGGCGGGGCCTTCATCGGCCCCCTGGTCATGATCGCCTTCTGCTCGATCCCGTTCTTCATCACGGCCTGGCAGCGGCGCGGGCAACGGAAACTGGAGGCCGCGGCGGCGGCCGGCCACCTGATCGAGGTCGACATCCTGCGGCGCACCAAACAGACCGGGCGCTACAACAGCGTCATCTGGGCCTGGGAGGTCGCCTATGACGATCCGGCGAACGGGGCGCGGCGGCGTTACTACGCCTACTACGGCGAGGGCACCGTGCCGTTGACCATCGACTGGGCGGCCAGCCGGGGGATCGCCCTGATAGGCCCCCGCAAGCCCGTCGCCCTGCTCACCGAGCGGCTGTGGCCGCTGGACCTGGACCCGACCGATTACACCAGGATCGTGGCGGCCGCGGCGGTCGACCGCGAGAGCGACCATGACGCCCGGCGCAACACCGGCGAGTACCGCGACTGGACGAGGGAAGCCCCCAGTTTCGCCGCCCAGTTCGACCGGGCGGTGGCCCTGGGCGAGGCGGGCGACGGCGACGCCTGCTATACCGTGGGCTGGCTCATCTTCCACGGCCAGGGCGTGGCCCGCGACAGCGCCGTCGCCGCCCAATGGTTCGAGCGCGGCGCCCTGGCCGATGATCCACGGTCCCAGCACAATCTGGCCCACCTGCTGCATCACGGCGACGGGGTGGTGAAGAACGATCGCCTGGCCACGTTCTGGGCCCAGGTCGCGGCCAGGCGCTATGCCATGCCGCAGGACGGCCAAGCCGCCCTGGCCCTGCGCAGCAATGCCGCGGAAAAACTGTCGCCGCGCGAACTCGACGCGATCATCCAGGATGCCCGCGCCTGGCACCCGGGCGTCGCCCCGCTGGCATCACTGTCATAACCTCCAGCGTCATTCCGGCGAAGGCCGGAATCCATTGAGACGTCGCGCGCTGCCCCAGAATGGATTCCGGCCTTCGCCGGAATGACGATAGAGGGTGGCGTTGCTAGTCGAGCGGCTGTTCGAGCAGCTTGAAGCCTCGGGGCAGCTTGGCACGGGTGGTGTCCAGGCGGCCTGAAACCAGGGGGATCTCCAGCCGGCTGGGCTTTTCCATCGGGTAATCGGCGATGATCCAGACCAGGAGCGGGTCGGCCGCCTTGTTGCCCGGCACCTCGACGACCGGCTTGGCCTCGCCGCCGGCCTTGAGCGCCCAGCCCATGACATGCTCCAGCGCCGGCATGTCGTCGACCGTCCGCCCGGTGGCGACCGACTCCAGGCGCAGCCGCTGTACCGGCCTGCCGTCGCCCAGCAGGATCATCTGGGCCACGGTCTTGTTGTCCTCGCCCAGGATATCCACATCCAATTGCGCGCCGACGGTCAGCACCTCCACCGTCCAGGCTACCGTGTCGCGGCCGAACAGCCGGAGCACCGGGACCGGCACATTGTCCGAGCGTACCGACAGCATCTTGCCGGTCAGCAGATCCAAGCTGCGCAAGGTCCGAAATGAATCGCAGCAGCCATAGTTCTCGGCGATCACCGGTTCCTGCGCGAATTCCGGCACGGTGATCGCATCGGCTTCGACCGTCCATTGTGCCTTGACCGGCCCCAGGCCCGCTGCGGCGGCATCGCGGATGCTGAGCACACGTTGCGCCGTGGGCGGATAGCTGCTCTCGCTCGAATAGAGGTCGTGCAACTGGGTGGTTTCGACCTCGACCAGCAGATAGCGCTGGTCATCGGCACCGCCATAGTAGTAGGCGCGGTGGTAATCCCGGCTGACGGTCTGCATGCGCGGCCCGGTCTCGCCCACTGCCGGCACGATCGTCACCGCCGTCTGGCCGTCCAGCCGGTTCGCGTCCTGCGCCCAGGCGGGGGCGGCCCCCGCCGCGATCAGGAGGCCGAGAGCGGCAAGGCGCATGAGGTTACTCCACCTTGCGGTCGGCGGCGCTGATTCCGGCTGGCAGGGCAGCGTGTGCCACGTCCAGCTTCTCGCCGGTGAAGGGGATGGTGATCCGGGTCTTCTCGTCGAGCGTCCAGACCAGCGACATGGTCGAGGCTTCCTCCGGCTTCAGCACGAAGTGATCGGTCAAGGCGCCCTTGCCCGGGGTCACCCAGCCGATCTCGTTGGTCCAGTCCACCGGCGTGTTGGCGTCGCCGTCCTTGGCGGTGGCAAAGCGCAGGAGCACTTGCTGCACCGGCACGTCCTCGCGAATCAGGGTGATCAGGCCGAAAGCGGTCGGATCATTGCCCAGCATTTCCGTGCCCAGCGGCTCGACACCGCGGAACACTTCCACCCGCCAGCCCACGGCCGGGCTGCCGGTGCGCGTGAAGGTCGGCACCGCCAGGTCGCTGGAACGCACCGAGATCAGCCGGCCGGTGAGCAGGTCGTAAGAGCGCAGCGTATTGGACTGGACGCAGCAGCCCCAGTTTTCCACCACGGCCAAGGGCATGCGGTCGACCTTCACCGCATGGGCATCGACGCTCAGCCTGGTGGTAACCGGCCCGATGGCACCCGCGACCACTTCCCGCAGGCTGACCACCTGGCGGCCCGTCGGCACACCGTCGTCGCTGTCGAT is a window of Oleomonas cavernae DNA encoding:
- a CDS encoding tetratricopeptide repeat protein, whose protein sequence is MTSRCLAAFPPPPWAALPPDRPLNFWRRLALVLLFALVGLACLGLVGLAGYSAHREHLWQDTLATIGLGEAVANGEAQVACQYEPGGRRSLGRYACHVRLTVGSGAAAVAEWDFSTHWGLYDNSADLGRGVRRLSLSPDGYAMVTTWAGLLDRAGGAFIGPLVMIAFCSIPFFITAWQRRGQRKLEAAAAAGHLIEVDILRRTKQTGRYNSVIWAWEVAYDDPANGARRRYYAYYGEGTVPLTIDWAASRGIALIGPRKPVALLTERLWPLDLDPTDYTRIVAAAAVDRESDHDARRNTGEYRDWTREAPSFAAQFDRAVALGEAGDGDACYTVGWLIFHGQGVARDSAVAAQWFERGALADDPRSQHNLAHLLHHGDGVVKNDRLATFWAQVAARRYAMPQDGQAALALRSNAAEKLSPRELDAIIQDARAWHPGVAPLASLS
- a CDS encoding polyhydroxyalkanoate depolymerase, translating into MLYHLFEMTHAAVAPLRYMAETTKAALDNSFNPWGETPGGKALSAACEMIERTTRRYGKPAFGLDTTMIHGQPVPVTEVVVAAKPFCNLIHFKRDAAVNPRQRPDPKVLVVAPLSGHYATLLRGTVSAMLSEHEVYVTDWADARLVPLSEGKFDLETYTQYLIDFLQLLGPGTHAMGVCQPGVPLLMATAVMAQDDDPCAPASIVIMGSPIDTRRSPTVPNKLATQKPIEWFRDNVITAVPWPHAGFTRRVYPGFLQLTGFMTMNLERHMDAHQSLYKNLVAGDGDPVQAHREFYDEYLAVLDLTEEFYLQTVAQVFQEHALPLGKMMFKGRTVNPAAITKTALMTVEGENDDISGIGQTQAAHDLCPNIPAAKKFDYIQPGVGHYGVFNGTRWRTEIQPRVRDFIRSNLAKKS